Proteins co-encoded in one Roseofilum casamattae BLCC-M143 genomic window:
- a CDS encoding DUF6439 family protein: protein MSNPSIAPKPTSPDVLEELTTLELARALAQRLAISGDEWHKLKSNRKARSQEQASAALIYLLQNQPEEALLRLQQATGWLDRSISAPPCPDRH, encoded by the coding sequence ATGTCTAATCCCTCGATCGCACCGAAACCCACCTCTCCCGATGTCCTCGAGGAGCTGACTACCTTGGAACTGGCCAGAGCTTTGGCGCAACGGCTGGCTATTTCTGGAGACGAGTGGCATAAGCTGAAGTCGAACCGGAAAGCGCGATCGCAGGAACAAGCCAGTGCTGCCTTAATTTACTTATTGCAAAACCAACCGGAGGAAGCTCTACTACGACTGCAACAAGCAACCGGATGGTTAGATCGCTCCATCAGCGCGCCTCCTTGTCCGGATCGCCATTAG